The genomic interval CGTGCAGGCGCACGCTCGCGTCGTTGGGCAGCGCGATCGCGCCGATCAGGCTCGTGTACCCGAGCGCGAAGATGCGCGAGATCGTCTCTCGGTAGAGCGGCTTGCCGAGCCCCTGCCCCTGCAATCCGTTGCGCAGGTAGATCGTCGACTCAGTGGCGAAGCGGTACGCCGCGCGCTCGCGGAACCGACCCGCACAGGCGTAGCCGAGAATCTCTCCGCCGCGCGCGTGGACGAGCCACTCGTGCTGCGACAGCGTGCTCGCGATGCGCTGCGCCATCTCGGAGTCCGAGACCGGATCGACCTCGAAGGTGATCACGGTGTTCTCGACGTACCAGTTGTAGATGCGCGAGATCGCGGGAGCGTCCGCGAGCGTCGCGCGGCGGATTTCGTCCATCGCTCCATGTTACGCGATCGACACCTTCGCGGGCCGCTAGCGGGCGAGCTTCGCGGGCAGGATCACCATGGTCTGGCCCTCGAACTGCAGACGCTTCTGGATCGCAAACGCGGTCTCGTTGTGCAGGAGTCGCTGGTACCAGCGCTCCCGCTCGAAGACGACCTTGCCTGCGAAGACGGTGGTGTGGGGAAACTCGCGCGCGACCTGCAGACAGAGCTTCTCGGCCTCCTCGACGGCGTCGGTGCCGATCGCGAAGCGGTAGCTCGCGGCGACGCCCAGGCCGTGGGCCAGATCCACGTAGCGGCCGAGCATGTGCTCCGTCTCGGCGCGAAGCGCCTCGAGCGCGTCCTCGCCCTTGAACGCGCCGGAGTCGATCACGCCGACGGACAGGAAGACGATGTTCCGGAAGTGATCCGGAAAGCTGCGCAGGATTCCGTACGTGGTGTGGATGCCGAGCCCGCCGTACGACGCGACGAGCACCGCCGCCGTGGGCGCTGCCGGGTCGAGGCCGTGCGCGAGCGCGCTCGCGATGCGCGCGGCCCGGTCGGGCTCGGCGGGCAGATCCCCGAGCTGCGCGTACAGGGCGGAGAGCGCCGCGCCGACGCGCCGGTAGTGCCGGCGCACGAC from Deltaproteobacteria bacterium carries:
- a CDS encoding N-acetyltransferase family protein, whose protein sequence is MDEIRRATLADAPAISRIYNWYVENTVITFEVDPVSDSEMAQRIASTLSQHEWLVHARGGEILGYACAGRFRERAAYRFATESTIYLRNGLQGQGLGKPLYRETISRIFALGYTSLIGAIALPNDASVRLHESLGFEKVGHLRRVGWKHERWIDVGSWQLEKPLVP